Proteins co-encoded in one Gadus morhua chromosome 6, gadMor3.0, whole genome shotgun sequence genomic window:
- the cnr2 gene encoding cannabinoid receptor 2, whose translation MWEGSTSGVTKVLRPPMENSSVIPTGAPQGLDFFMVLSSGERKAIGVLGLLAGAVALLENGLVLGLIAFCPALRRRPTFLFMGSLALADLLASAFYSVSFVDFHLFGRQDGPAASLVKLGGVTLAFSGSVGSLLLTAVDRFLCLHRAHRYRAVLTRRRALLALLLLWTATVLVSFLPLMGWKCSTGLWPPCSELFPYVSLSFQFCWTAAIVLELLVILAAYAMILWKARLHTAAMAALQAATGPQRARVRLDLQLARTLSLVLLILVGCWLPVLGFMLADVSTALSPAQRRAFAFCSMLCLVNSAVNPLLYALRCQEIRLALVVRLRCLTGGGACWRRRAGTPTPRESGPTQPDMSGTGISSYGLTTPWGSQQEVGKGGQQEVGKGGQQEVGKGGQQEVDRGGGAGGGNGEGV comes from the exons ATGTGGGAGGGTTCCACCTCTGGTGTAACCAAGGTATTAAGACCACCGATGGAGAACTCCTCAGTAATACCTACAG gggccccccagggcctgGACTTCTTCATGGTGCTGTCCTCCGGCGAGCGGAAGGCCATCGGGGTGCTGGGCCTGCTGGCGGGGGCCGTGGCCCTGCTGGAGAACGGGCTGGTGCTGGGCCTCATCGCCTTCTGCCCCGCGCTGCGCCGCCGCCCCACCTTCCTCTTCATGGGCAGCCTGGCGCTGGCCGACCTCTTGGCCAGCGCCTTCTACTCCGTCAGCTTCGTGGACTTCCACCTCTTCGGGCGGCAGGACGGGCCGGCGGCCTCGCTGGTGAAGCTGGGCGGCGTGACGCTGGCCTTCAGCGGCTCGGTGGGCAGCCTGCTGCTCACCGCCGTCGACCGCTTCCTGTGCCTGCACCGCGCCCACCGCTACCGGGCGGTGCTGACCCGGCGCCGCGCCCTcctggcgctgctgctgctctggacCGCCACCGTCCTGGTCTCCTTCCTCCCGCTGATGGGCTGGAAGTGCTCCACCGGGCTGTGGCCGCCCTGCTCCGAGCTCTTCCCCTACGTCAGCCTCAGCTTCCAGTTCTGCTGGACGGCCGCCATTGTTCTGGAGCTGCTGGTCATCCTGGCCGCCTACGCCATGATCCTCTGGAAGGCCCGCCTCCACACGGCCGCCATGGCCGCGCTGCAGGCCGCCACCGGCCCGCAGCGCGCCCGCGTCCGGCTGGACCTCCAGCTGGCGCGCACCCTGAGCCTGGTGCTGCTCATCCTGGTGGGCTGCTGGCTGCCGGTGCTGGGCTTCATGCTGGCCGACGTCTCTACGGCGCTCAGCCCGGCCCAGAGGAGGGCCTTCGCCTTCTGCAGCATGCTGTGCCTGGTCAACTCCGCCGTCAACCCCCTGCTCTACGCACTGCGCTGCCAGGAGATCCGGCTGGCCCTGGTGGTCAGGCTGCGGTGTCTcacggggggaggggcctgctGGCGTCGGAGGGCCGGGACCCCAACCCCCCGGGAGTCAGGACCGACCCAGCCCGACATGTCCGGAACGGGGATCAGCTCCTATGGCCTGACCACCCCCTGGGGGAGCCAGCAGGAGGTGGGCAagggggggcagcaggaggtgggcaagggggggcagcaggaggtGGGCAAGGGGGGCCAGCAGGAGGtggacagggggggaggagcaggaggaggtaaCGGGGAAGGAGTATAA